Proteins encoded together in one Acetobacteroides hydrogenigenes window:
- the aqpZ gene encoding aquaporin Z — translation MAMNKYFAEFIGTFVLVLIGCGSAVVAGSQIGFLGISMAFGLAVLVMVYAIGNISGCHINPAITISMLVAGKISGKDTVGYLIAQFLGGIVGALILYLIASGKADYSLAANGLGQNGYGELSPMKYGIGAAFLAEVVLTFIFLIVIFGATSPKAPSGFAGIAIGWSLAIIHMVGIPITGTSVNPARSFGPALIVGGEALSQVWLFLLAPIIGGIVAALVWNYIIKPKET, via the coding sequence ATGGCTATGAATAAGTATTTTGCAGAGTTTATTGGAACCTTTGTTCTCGTTCTTATTGGCTGCGGTAGTGCTGTCGTTGCAGGCTCGCAGATTGGGTTCTTGGGTATCTCTATGGCATTTGGGCTTGCCGTTTTGGTGATGGTGTACGCTATCGGTAACATCTCGGGTTGCCACATTAACCCAGCCATAACTATTTCGATGCTGGTAGCCGGTAAGATCTCGGGGAAGGATACTGTAGGCTACCTTATAGCCCAATTTCTAGGAGGTATCGTAGGTGCGCTTATCCTATACTTAATAGCATCGGGCAAGGCCGACTACTCGTTGGCGGCAAACGGTCTGGGGCAAAATGGCTACGGCGAGCTATCGCCCATGAAGTATGGCATAGGGGCAGCGTTCCTAGCCGAGGTGGTGCTTACCTTTATTTTCCTTATCGTGATTTTTGGTGCTACTAGTCCCAAAGCACCCTCCGGGTTTGCAGGCATAGCCATTGGGTGGTCGCTGGCCATAATTCACATGGTAGGCATTCCTATTACAGGAACATCGGTGAATCCTGCGCGTAGCTTTGGCCCTGCATTAATTGTAGGTGGAGAGGCGCTTAGCCAGGTATGGTTATTCCTTCTGGCTCCAATTATTGGCGGTATAGTTGCAGCATTGGTATGGAACTACATTATAAAACCCAAAGAAACGTAG
- a CDS encoding YggS family pyridoxal phosphate-dependent enzyme, whose translation MSIVENLRLVQNEIPSHVKLIAVSKTKPNEAIMECYEAGQRVFGENKPQELTQKWNDLPKDIEWHMIGHLQTNKVKYIAPFVSLIHSVDSPKLLAVIDKEAAKNNRVIDCLFQMHIAQEETKFGFDYAELAEFLDSGAIDEFKNVCMVGVMGMATFTDDVEQVRGEFHDLKEIFIKIKQKYYASEPSFKEVSMGMSDDFRIAIEEGSTMVRVGSAIFGERVYL comes from the coding sequence ATGAGTATTGTAGAAAATTTACGCTTGGTACAAAACGAGATCCCAAGCCATGTAAAGCTGATTGCCGTATCGAAGACCAAGCCCAACGAGGCTATCATGGAGTGCTACGAGGCCGGACAGCGCGTTTTTGGCGAGAATAAGCCGCAGGAGCTAACCCAGAAGTGGAACGACCTGCCCAAGGATATCGAGTGGCACATGATTGGCCACCTGCAAACCAACAAGGTGAAGTACATCGCGCCGTTTGTGTCGCTAATTCACTCGGTCGATTCGCCCAAGCTGCTGGCGGTAATCGACAAGGAGGCCGCCAAGAACAATCGCGTAATCGACTGCCTCTTCCAGATGCACATTGCCCAGGAGGAGACCAAGTTCGGCTTCGACTACGCCGAGCTGGCGGAGTTCCTCGATTCGGGCGCCATCGACGAATTCAAGAACGTTTGCATGGTGGGCGTTATGGGCATGGCCACCTTTACCGACGATGTGGAGCAGGTGCGCGGCGAGTTTCACGACCTAAAGGAAATCTTTATAAAGATAAAGCAGAAGTACTACGCCAGCGAGCCCTCGTTTAAGGAGGTGTCGATGGGCATGTCGGACGATTTCCGCATCGCCATCGAGGAGGGGAGCACTATGGTGCGCGTAGGCTCGGCAATCTTTGGCGAGAGGGTGTATTTATAG
- a CDS encoding dihydroorotate dehydrogenase-like protein — translation MKSLEVKYLGLTLKNPVVVSSSGLTSTVDNIKKMEAAGAGAVVLKSLFQEQITHEAQAYEHEGDYPEAHDYIMSYAVNNSVEEYLKLIREAKQAVSIPIIASINCTSVGEWVSFAKRIEAAGADALELNIYFLASNKDMNAAACEAQYLGIAAKLRSIVTIPISVKMPKTFTNIPHMVDQLYYRKINGVVLFNRFYEPDINVETMKVESASVFSSPSDIRESLRWVGIVSAAVPLVDVAASTGIHSGEAAIKQLLAGAAVVEVCSVLYKKGPKAINEILEFINGWMGKHHYKSIEEFRGKMNPKNLGSLDVYERSQFMRYYSSHE, via the coding sequence ATGAAATCGTTGGAAGTAAAATATCTTGGACTAACCCTCAAAAATCCGGTAGTGGTAAGCAGCTCGGGTTTAACGTCGACGGTCGACAATATTAAAAAGATGGAGGCCGCCGGAGCTGGAGCCGTTGTGCTAAAGTCGCTCTTCCAGGAGCAGATTACGCACGAAGCTCAGGCATACGAGCACGAGGGCGACTACCCCGAGGCGCACGACTACATTATGAGCTACGCCGTGAACAACTCGGTGGAGGAGTACCTTAAGCTTATCCGCGAGGCCAAGCAGGCGGTGTCTATTCCGATTATTGCCAGCATCAACTGCACCTCGGTTGGTGAGTGGGTAAGCTTTGCCAAGCGCATAGAGGCCGCTGGTGCCGATGCGCTGGAGCTGAACATCTACTTTTTGGCATCGAATAAGGATATGAACGCTGCAGCATGCGAGGCGCAGTACCTCGGAATTGCTGCTAAGCTGCGAAGCATTGTAACCATACCGATATCCGTAAAGATGCCCAAAACCTTTACCAATATCCCCCATATGGTCGATCAGCTCTACTACCGTAAGATCAACGGCGTGGTGCTCTTCAACCGCTTCTACGAGCCCGACATCAACGTTGAGACGATGAAGGTAGAGTCGGCTAGCGTGTTCAGCTCGCCATCCGATATCCGTGAGTCGCTGCGCTGGGTAGGCATCGTTTCGGCTGCCGTTCCTTTAGTAGATGTTGCCGCATCTACCGGCATCCATAGCGGCGAGGCGGCCATCAAGCAGCTGCTGGCCGGGGCTGCCGTAGTGGAGGTGTGCTCGGTGCTCTACAAGAAGGGGCCTAAGGCCATCAACGAAATCCTAGAGTTTATTAACGGGTGGATGGGCAAGCATCACTACAAGTCGATCGAAGAATTTAGAGGAAAGATGAACCCTAAGAATCTGGGCTCGCTCGACGTTTACGAGCGCTCGCAGTTTATGCGCTACTACAGCAGCCACGAGTAG
- the proC gene encoding pyrroline-5-carboxylate reductase yields the protein MNEKKVAIIGGGNLGTALVEGILHTQTMAAENVYITRRRTHLLDHLKEKKVNVLSSNVEAVEACDIVILAIKPYQVIDILAEVKGALNPDKIVVSFVAGVNIAELQKAAGADIPVFRAMPNTAIALGESMTCIAFDKRWSDKQDLVESLFKGLGSTAIINEELMAAATVLGSCGIAYALRFMRAATQGGIEIGFSAEMAQFITAQTMKGASELILRSGHHPEREIDKVTTPMGITISGLNEMEHQGFSSSLIQGLVASYKKIEKKK from the coding sequence ATGAACGAAAAAAAAGTTGCCATTATTGGCGGGGGGAATTTGGGTACGGCTCTTGTTGAGGGGATTCTTCATACTCAAACAATGGCTGCCGAGAACGTGTACATCACTCGGCGGAGAACCCATCTGCTCGACCATCTAAAGGAGAAAAAGGTAAATGTGCTATCGAGCAATGTCGAAGCGGTAGAAGCTTGCGATATCGTTATCCTTGCCATAAAGCCCTACCAGGTGATTGATATTTTGGCTGAGGTAAAAGGCGCTCTTAATCCAGATAAAATTGTGGTGTCGTTTGTTGCCGGAGTAAATATTGCCGAGCTTCAGAAAGCCGCAGGTGCTGATATCCCTGTTTTCAGGGCCATGCCCAACACCGCTATCGCCCTTGGCGAGTCGATGACCTGTATTGCCTTCGATAAGAGATGGAGCGATAAGCAGGATCTTGTTGAGTCGCTGTTTAAAGGTTTAGGTTCTACGGCAATTATTAACGAGGAGCTGATGGCGGCGGCTACGGTGCTGGGATCGTGCGGTATTGCCTATGCGCTTCGCTTTATGCGCGCTGCTACGCAGGGTGGTATCGAGATTGGCTTTAGCGCCGAGATGGCACAGTTTATCACCGCTCAAACCATGAAGGGAGCAAGCGAGCTTATCCTTCGATCGGGGCACCATCCCGAGAGGGAGATCGATAAGGTAACCACACCAATGGGTATTACCATATCGGGACTCAACGAGATGGAGCATCAGGGGTTCAGCTCGTCGCTTATTCAAGGACTTGTTGCATCGTATAAAAAAATAGAGAAAAAGAAGTAG
- the proB gene encoding glutamate 5-kinase, whose translation MNARYKRVAVKVGSNVLTRADKMLDVARMAALVDQISRLKKEGVEVVLISSGAVAAGRSELQPARKLDDVSSRQLWSAIGQVRLINRYYDLFRECGITCAQVLTTKENFKDRRHYLNMKNCLTTLLENGVIPIINENDTISITELMFTDNDELSGLIASMMGFEALVILSNVDGIYTGHPSEAGSTLIREVKDNAKGLSDYISETKSEFGRGGMITKASIARKIAKQGINVHIANGKRENVLVDLLDCHKDVPNTHFVPSAKPSSTIKKWLAHSESFAKGAVVVNDGAKEVLLSDKATSLLLIGIDSVEGYFKKGDLVSIYDTKGNQLGVGKAQYDSAKTQALLGSKKAKPFIHYDYLYLPE comes from the coding sequence ATGAACGCACGCTATAAACGGGTGGCCGTAAAGGTTGGTAGCAACGTGCTAACGCGAGCCGATAAGATGCTCGATGTGGCACGTATGGCTGCTCTGGTCGACCAGATATCGAGGCTGAAAAAGGAGGGGGTAGAGGTAGTGCTAATTTCGTCGGGGGCTGTAGCGGCAGGCCGCAGCGAGCTGCAACCGGCACGTAAGCTCGACGACGTCTCCTCGCGTCAGCTGTGGTCGGCTATTGGGCAGGTGCGCCTCATCAACCGTTACTACGACCTGTTTCGCGAGTGCGGCATCACCTGTGCGCAGGTGCTTACTACTAAGGAAAACTTTAAGGATCGCAGGCACTACCTCAACATGAAGAACTGCCTGACGACGCTGCTGGAGAACGGTGTCATTCCTATTATCAACGAGAACGACACCATCTCCATTACCGAGCTGATGTTTACCGATAACGATGAGCTTTCGGGGCTTATCGCCTCTATGATGGGGTTCGAAGCACTTGTTATCCTTAGCAACGTCGATGGCATCTACACGGGGCATCCCAGCGAGGCTGGCTCTACGCTTATTCGCGAGGTAAAGGATAACGCCAAAGGGCTGTCGGACTACATCAGCGAAACCAAATCGGAGTTTGGTCGTGGCGGCATGATTACCAAGGCCAGCATTGCCCGCAAGATTGCCAAGCAGGGTATCAACGTGCATATCGCCAACGGCAAGCGCGAGAATGTGCTGGTGGATTTGCTCGATTGCCATAAGGATGTACCGAATACGCACTTTGTTCCCTCTGCTAAGCCATCATCAACCATTAAGAAGTGGCTTGCTCACTCCGAGAGCTTTGCCAAGGGGGCCGTGGTGGTGAACGATGGCGCAAAAGAGGTGCTGCTTTCCGATAAGGCCACCAGCTTGCTGCTTATCGGCATCGATTCGGTGGAGGGGTACTTCAAAAAGGGCGATCTAGTCTCTATTTACGACACTAAGGGCAATCAGCTAGGCGTTGGCAAGGCTCAGTACGACTCGGCCAAAACGCAGGCGCTACTGGGCAGCAAAAAGGCTAAGCCGTTTATCCACTACGACTATCTCTACCTTCCTGAGTAA
- a CDS encoding glutamate-5-semialdehyde dehydrogenase: MSSIKSILENTKRASRKVGFLDDALVGSILNAVADRAITHADDILKANAKDASAMSPNDPKYDRLLLSRQRIEAIANDLRNVANLPSPLNRIRVQRTLANGLKLTKVSVPLGVIGVIFEARPNVTFDVFALCLKSGNATVLKGGSDAHHSNAAIVALVKSVLSDFGVDTNIVNLLPIDRVAAAELLSANGLVDVIIPRGSQTLINFVRKHSSIPIIETGAGICHTYFERSGDTTRGQAIITNAKTRRVSVCNALDCLIIDRERLPDLPTLCAKLAEKRVTIYADARAYVALEESYPSELLQHATEEHYGTEFLDYKMAIKTVNSFDEALDHIDTYSSKHSEAIISENKDRVDQFLKMVDAAAVYANSSTAFTDGAQFGLGAEIGISTQKLHARGPMGLDELTSYKWMVEGSGQVRD, encoded by the coding sequence ATGAGCAGCATTAAATCGATACTGGAAAATACGAAACGGGCATCGAGAAAGGTGGGCTTTCTTGACGATGCTCTTGTTGGCAGCATCCTGAATGCTGTTGCCGATAGGGCAATTACCCACGCTGATGATATTCTTAAGGCAAACGCCAAAGATGCTTCGGCAATGAGCCCCAACGATCCTAAGTACGACCGTCTGCTGCTTAGCAGGCAGCGCATCGAGGCTATTGCCAATGACCTGAGGAATGTCGCGAACCTACCATCTCCCTTAAATCGTATTCGCGTGCAACGAACGCTTGCCAATGGGCTAAAGCTAACCAAGGTATCGGTGCCGCTAGGGGTTATCGGTGTAATTTTCGAAGCCCGCCCAAATGTTACGTTTGATGTGTTTGCGCTTTGCCTTAAGTCGGGTAACGCTACCGTCCTGAAAGGTGGCTCGGATGCCCATCATTCGAATGCTGCCATTGTGGCTTTGGTAAAGAGTGTTCTTTCAGATTTTGGCGTTGATACGAACATCGTAAACCTGCTACCAATTGATAGGGTTGCTGCTGCCGAGCTGCTTTCTGCAAATGGCTTGGTGGATGTTATTATTCCTCGAGGAAGCCAGACCCTCATCAATTTTGTACGAAAGCACTCGTCAATTCCTATTATCGAAACAGGAGCAGGCATTTGTCACACCTACTTCGAGCGCTCGGGCGATACCACAAGGGGACAAGCCATCATCACCAACGCCAAAACCCGTAGGGTGAGCGTTTGTAATGCGCTCGACTGCCTGATAATTGACAGGGAACGGCTTCCTGATCTGCCAACTCTTTGTGCTAAGCTTGCTGAGAAAAGGGTAACCATATACGCCGATGCCAGAGCCTATGTTGCTCTAGAAGAGAGCTACCCCTCAGAATTACTTCAGCATGCTACCGAGGAGCATTATGGAACGGAGTTTCTGGACTACAAAATGGCCATAAAAACGGTGAATTCGTTCGATGAGGCGCTTGACCATATTGACACCTACAGCTCTAAGCATAGCGAGGCTATCATCTCGGAGAATAAGGATCGAGTAGATCAATTCTTAAAGATGGTGGATGCAGCTGCTGTTTACGCCAACTCATCGACAGCCTTTACCGATGGAGCCCAGTTTGGTCTCGGTGCCGAGATTGGCATCAGCACGCAGAAGCTACATGCCCGAGGCCCTATGGGGTTGGATGAGCTAACCTCGTACAAGTGGATGGTTGAAGGTAGCGGACAGGTGAGAGATTAG
- a CDS encoding DUF6252 family protein: MRKLFFAIAVACIGVFATSCDKNEDGTPIIPTISATIDSQEWVGIAPKGILTGGVLTIASTSLDGKAVTITVNGDKEGTYELNPLLLKTQCGAVYKPSLLNSEEASLISSNGKVIITKFDTNKKRVSGTFEFNLTNSAAAIGQITKGTFSDVSYSTVQ, encoded by the coding sequence ATGAGAAAGCTATTTTTTGCCATTGCTGTGGCCTGTATTGGAGTTTTTGCCACTTCCTGCGACAAGAATGAAGATGGAACTCCAATTATTCCGACAATAAGCGCTACCATCGACAGCCAAGAGTGGGTTGGTATTGCCCCAAAGGGTATTCTAACCGGCGGAGTTCTAACCATTGCCAGCACATCGCTCGATGGTAAAGCAGTTACCATCACCGTAAATGGTGATAAGGAAGGTACCTACGAGCTTAATCCGCTTCTACTAAAAACTCAATGTGGCGCAGTCTACAAGCCATCTCTTTTGAACAGCGAGGAGGCAAGCCTTATAAGCTCCAACGGAAAAGTTATTATTACCAAGTTCGACACCAACAAAAAGAGGGTTTCAGGAACTTTTGAGTTTAACCTAACCAACTCAGCCGCTGCAATAGGGCAAATAACCAAAGGAACCTTTAGCGACGTATCGTACTCTACCGTACAGTAG
- a CDS encoding YtxH domain-containing protein produces MTTGKVVLGVLAGVAVGALIGVLFAPDKGCETRRKISKRSHDLAEDLKESFSRVVDDIAGRREKASSEGEGETA; encoded by the coding sequence ATGACCACAGGAAAAGTTGTACTAGGCGTATTGGCAGGCGTTGCTGTTGGTGCGCTCATCGGCGTATTGTTTGCGCCCGATAAGGGGTGCGAAACCCGCAGGAAGATATCCAAGCGAAGCCACGATTTGGCTGAGGATTTGAAGGAAAGCTTTTCGAGAGTTGTTGACGACATTGCCGGACGACGCGAAAAGGCTAGCAGCGAAGGTGAGGGAGAAACGGCCTAG
- a CDS encoding phage holin family protein produces the protein MEDKTVQVESLIEKAQRYGQTSIELLRLKAVDKSSEAVSTIASVWAVVVPVVFSSILLSIGLSIWIGEAMGKLYLGFFVVAGFFLTIALTIFLCRMRWIKRPLKNFIIRQLLKKSSS, from the coding sequence ATGGAGGATAAAACAGTACAGGTAGAGTCGCTTATAGAGAAAGCACAGCGGTATGGCCAAACTAGCATTGAGCTGCTTAGGCTTAAGGCTGTGGATAAATCTTCTGAAGCAGTTTCAACGATAGCGAGCGTGTGGGCGGTTGTTGTACCTGTTGTTTTCTCCTCCATACTGCTAAGTATAGGGCTATCCATATGGATTGGAGAGGCCATGGGGAAGTTGTACCTCGGTTTTTTTGTGGTGGCAGGCTTCTTCTTGACAATTGCGCTAACCATTTTTTTATGCCGGATGCGCTGGATTAAACGACCGCTCAAGAACTTTATCATTAGGCAACTTCTTAAAAAATCATCGTCATGA
- a CDS encoding VOC family protein has translation MEKLVTWVDIPAADFKRAVKFYNAVLGVELKVFECGTEKMACFPSGDGSIAYAPDFNPSKDGTLVSLNTGNDLDGAIRRVEECGGQVVQPKTKIEVEGRGYFAIFIDSEGNRVGLYGDN, from the coding sequence ATGGAAAAGCTAGTGACGTGGGTAGACATCCCCGCAGCCGATTTTAAGAGGGCCGTGAAGTTCTACAATGCCGTACTGGGCGTGGAGCTGAAGGTGTTTGAGTGCGGAACCGAGAAGATGGCGTGCTTCCCCTCGGGCGATGGGTCTATTGCGTATGCTCCCGATTTTAATCCATCAAAGGATGGAACTTTGGTAAGCCTTAATACCGGCAACGATTTGGATGGTGCCATCCGGCGAGTGGAGGAGTGCGGTGGCCAGGTTGTTCAGCCTAAAACCAAGATTGAGGTTGAGGGGCGCGGCTACTTTGCTATTTTCATCGATAGCGAAGGAAACCGGGTTGGCCTGTACGGCGATAATTAA
- a CDS encoding AraC family transcriptional regulator, which translates to MSYYFAKPSYPLSLWVKQYWAIDDCLAQGQVHVQRIVPNGLMELMFYLGNRPVALDRRKQLCDCSVLSGQQKGYYDLLVSGRVSIFSIEFHPHGVSSFFDIPASEFFDQNVSLRDLVKVGVGELEFALYEARTFDEKIGIVEQFLLQRLKRSGKEYETKRMAHCIALINREKGLVAIDELSSMACLSRKQLERAFSAFIGSSPKQFLRTVRFQNTLHQKHQHADLSLTELAYKCGYYDQSHMINDYKLLSGKTPTQYFSECDPYSDYFL; encoded by the coding sequence GTGAGCTACTACTTTGCAAAACCATCATATCCGTTATCCCTTTGGGTAAAGCAGTACTGGGCTATTGACGATTGCTTAGCCCAAGGGCAGGTGCATGTTCAGCGCATAGTGCCCAACGGGCTAATGGAGCTGATGTTCTACTTGGGGAATCGGCCGGTAGCGTTGGATCGAAGAAAGCAGCTGTGCGATTGCTCGGTTTTGAGCGGACAGCAAAAAGGGTACTACGACCTTCTGGTATCGGGTCGGGTTTCCATCTTTTCTATCGAATTCCATCCTCACGGGGTAAGCTCGTTTTTTGATATTCCTGCAAGTGAATTTTTTGATCAGAATGTTTCGTTACGGGATCTGGTTAAGGTTGGGGTCGGAGAGCTGGAGTTCGCTTTATATGAGGCTCGCACTTTCGATGAAAAAATTGGTATTGTAGAGCAATTCCTTTTACAGCGGTTGAAGCGGAGCGGTAAGGAGTACGAAACAAAGCGTATGGCCCATTGTATTGCGTTAATTAATCGCGAAAAAGGGCTTGTTGCTATTGATGAGCTATCGTCGATGGCGTGCTTAAGCCGTAAGCAGCTCGAACGAGCATTCTCGGCGTTCATCGGCTCGTCGCCCAAGCAATTTTTGCGAACGGTGCGGTTTCAGAATACCTTGCATCAGAAGCACCAGCATGCAGACCTGTCGCTAACCGAATTGGCCTACAAGTGCGGATATTACGATCAATCGCACATGATAAACGATTACAAGCTGCTATCGGGAAAGACACCTACCCAGTACTTCTCTGAATGTGATCCCTATTCCGACTACTTTTTGTAG
- a CDS encoding 7-carboxy-7-deazaguanine synthase QueE, producing the protein MSQASSGTLPIYEAFYAFQGEGSHIGRAAFFIRTIGCPVRCSWCDSPGTWHKDHQPESIQRLTVDELVGRVQESGAPLAVITGGEPTIYDLAPLTQALQQAGIRTHLETCGAFDIRGSFDWITVSPKWNLPPLRQNIQKAHEIKIVVDGPTAIEDWWEQIGSHCTTNDFRMGAPDIWLQPEANQVGTAIHDAITNAVKSYPTRYRAGVQLHKIYSCDALDPNSMPVVG; encoded by the coding sequence ATGAGCCAAGCATCTAGCGGTACCCTTCCCATCTACGAAGCCTTCTACGCCTTTCAGGGCGAAGGCTCGCATATTGGACGTGCAGCCTTCTTTATCCGCACCATAGGCTGTCCCGTACGCTGCAGCTGGTGCGACTCGCCCGGCACTTGGCACAAGGATCATCAGCCCGAAAGCATACAGCGCCTAACGGTTGACGAGCTTGTTGGTCGCGTACAGGAGAGCGGCGCTCCGCTTGCCGTTATTACCGGAGGCGAACCCACCATATACGACCTAGCTCCGCTAACTCAAGCCCTACAGCAGGCTGGCATCCGTACCCACCTCGAAACCTGCGGCGCCTTCGACATCCGCGGCTCGTTCGACTGGATCACCGTTAGCCCCAAGTGGAACCTTCCGCCTCTTCGTCAAAACATACAAAAGGCCCACGAAATAAAGATTGTGGTAGATGGCCCAACCGCCATCGAGGATTGGTGGGAACAAATAGGTTCGCACTGCACCACCAACGATTTCCGAATGGGTGCACCAGACATTTGGCTACAGCCCGAGGCCAATCAGGTTGGAACAGCCATTCACGATGCCATAACCAATGCCGTAAAGAGCTACCCTACGCGCTACCGCGCCGGGGTGCAGCTGCATAAGATCTACAGCTGCGATGCATTGGACCCAAACAGTATGCCTGTGGTTGGGTAG
- a CDS encoding 6-pyruvoyl trahydropterin synthase family protein, with translation MSHTITKTYKNLKAAHRQWRHAGRCAYVHGENWRIDISFTARELDEQHFVFDFGALRPLRQQIEDLFDHTLLIDSDDPQRSFFEEMHAKGMADVRFMPSAGAEGISEMVFSMANDFIREATNQRVWCSKVTVYEDSKNCATYEPSI, from the coding sequence ATGAGCCATACCATCACCAAAACGTACAAAAACCTAAAAGCAGCCCACCGCCAGTGGCGCCATGCAGGTCGATGCGCCTACGTACACGGCGAAAACTGGCGCATAGACATCTCCTTTACCGCAAGGGAACTCGACGAGCAACACTTTGTGTTCGATTTTGGAGCCCTTCGTCCGCTACGCCAGCAGATTGAAGACCTATTCGACCATACGCTGCTCATCGATAGCGACGACCCTCAACGATCTTTCTTCGAGGAGATGCACGCCAAGGGAATGGCCGATGTACGCTTCATGCCCTCTGCCGGAGCCGAGGGTATATCCGAAATGGTATTCAGCATGGCAAACGATTTCATTCGCGAAGCAACCAACCAGCGCGTTTGGTGCTCGAAGGTTACCGTTTACGAGGATTCTAAGAACTGCGCCACCTATGAGCCAAGCATCTAG
- the msrA gene encoding peptide-methionine (S)-S-oxide reductase MsrA: MKDNDANKYEFATFGQGCFWCAEAIFAQLKGVTKVESGYSGGKTTNPTYKEVCSGQTGHAEVVQITFDPTLISYDELLEVFWKTHDPTTLNRQGNDVGTQYRSVIFFHNQEQKRLAEAYKQKLDAEKIWNNPIVTEISPTTKFYKAEDYHQEYFANNPSQAYCQYVIVPKIEKFEKVFKAKLKK; the protein is encoded by the coding sequence ATGAAAGACAACGATGCCAACAAATACGAGTTCGCCACATTCGGGCAGGGCTGTTTTTGGTGCGCCGAAGCAATTTTCGCGCAGCTTAAAGGTGTTACAAAAGTAGAGAGTGGCTACTCGGGAGGTAAAACAACAAATCCTACCTACAAGGAGGTTTGCTCCGGCCAAACAGGACATGCCGAGGTTGTACAAATTACGTTTGACCCTACCCTAATCAGCTACGACGAGCTGCTAGAGGTGTTCTGGAAAACTCACGATCCTACCACCCTAAACCGTCAGGGAAATGATGTAGGGACGCAGTACCGTTCGGTAATCTTCTTCCATAACCAAGAGCAAAAGCGTCTTGCTGAAGCTTACAAGCAAAAGCTAGATGCCGAGAAAATTTGGAACAACCCCATTGTTACCGAAATCTCGCCAACTACCAAGTTCTACAAAGCGGAAGATTACCATCAGGAGTACTTTGCCAACAACCCCAGCCAAGCGTACTGTCAGTATGTAATTGTGCCCAAGATCGAAAAGTTTGAGAAGGTGTTTAAGGCAAAGCTGAAGAAATAG